Proteins encoded in a region of the Brassica oleracea var. oleracea cultivar TO1000 unplaced genomic scaffold, BOL UnpScaffold01031, whole genome shotgun sequence genome:
- the LOC106320713 gene encoding NADH dehydrogenase [ubiquinone] flavoprotein 2, mitochondrial-like, with product MLARLAAKRLLEIRQAPSQASRSFSTALNYHLDSPDNKPDLPWEFSEANKSKVKEILSYYPSNYKQSAVIPLLDLAQQQHGGWLPVSAMNAVAKVIEVAPIRVYEVATFYSMFNRAKVGKYHLLVCGTTPCMICGSREIESALLDHLGVKRGEVTKDGLFSVGEMECMGCCVNAPMITVADYSNGSEGYTYNYFEDVTPEKVVEIVEKLRKGEKPPHGTQNPKRIKCGPEGGNKTLLGEPKPPQFRDLDAC from the exons ATGCTGGCTAGGCTCGCTGCGAAGCGTCTCCTCGAGATCCGCCAAGCACCATCTCAG GCGTCTCGTAGCTTCTCAACAGCCTTAAACTAC CACCTGGATTCTCCTGACAACAAACCGGATCTTCCATGGGAGTTTTCTGAGGCTAACAAATCCAAG GTTAAGGAGATACTCTCTTACTATCCATCAAACTACAAGCAGTCTGCTGTGATTCCCCTTCTTGATCTTGCCCAACAACAGCATGGAGGCTGGCTCCCTGTTTCAGCTATGAACGCg GTTGCTAAAGTTATAGAAGTGGCTCCTATTCGTGTTTATGAGGTTGCAACTTTTTACTCCATGTTCAACAGGGCAAAG GTCGGAAAGTACCACCTGCTAGTTTGTGGCACAACACCTTGCATGATCTGTGGCTCACGAGAGATCGAATCAGCTTTGCTAGACCATTTGGGAGTGAAGCGCGGCG AAGTCACAAAGGATGGTTTGTTCTCTGTTGGAGAGATGGAATGCATG GGATGCTGTGTTAATGCGCCAATGATCACTGTGGCAGATTATTCCAATGGATCAGAAGGATATACATATAACTATTTC GAAGATGTTACACCTGAGAAAGTTGTAGAGATTGTTGAAAAGCTGAGAAAGGGAGAAAAGCCACCG CATGGAACTCAAAATCCGAAGAGGATCAAGTGCGGACCTGAAGGAGGTAACAAGACACTGCTCGGTGAGCCAAAGCCACCACAGTTTCGTGATCTTGACGCTTGCTAA